In Amycolatopsis endophytica, the following are encoded in one genomic region:
- a CDS encoding molybdenum cofactor biosynthesis protein MoaE — MTDTRRGARVIVASNRASAGVYEDRTGPVIVSWLAERGFDVPEPRVVPDGEPVANALREALNDEVHVVITTGGTGISPTDRTPDVTAPLLDHQLPGLAEAIRSAGLPKVPTAVLSRGLAGVAGRTLVVNLPGSRGGVKDGLGVLDGVLIHAVDQLAGGDHPRPATEPTAATENSVHIARTEVTEQPLSVEEHAALVDDQSAGAVVTFSGVVRDHDGGKGVKALFYEGHPSAADVLTRVVTQVAGRRAGVRAVAVSHRLGALEIGDVALACAVSADHRGEAFATCAELVDEVKAQLPVWKHQHFTDGSDEWVNSP, encoded by the coding sequence ATGACTGACACCAGGCGCGGGGCGCGGGTGATCGTCGCCTCGAACAGGGCTTCGGCCGGGGTCTACGAGGACCGCACCGGGCCGGTGATCGTCTCCTGGCTCGCCGAGCGCGGGTTCGACGTTCCGGAACCGCGGGTCGTGCCAGACGGGGAGCCGGTCGCGAACGCGCTGCGGGAGGCGCTGAACGACGAAGTGCACGTCGTCATCACCACTGGTGGCACCGGCATCTCACCGACCGACCGCACACCGGACGTCACGGCGCCGCTGCTGGACCACCAGCTGCCGGGCCTCGCCGAGGCGATCCGGTCGGCCGGGCTGCCGAAGGTGCCCACGGCCGTGCTGTCGCGGGGTCTCGCCGGCGTGGCGGGCCGGACCCTCGTGGTGAACCTGCCCGGCTCCCGCGGCGGGGTCAAGGACGGGCTCGGAGTGCTCGACGGGGTGCTCATCCATGCCGTGGACCAGCTGGCGGGCGGGGACCACCCACGCCCGGCCACCGAGCCGACCGCGGCGACTGAGAACTCGGTGCACATCGCGCGGACCGAGGTGACCGAGCAGCCGCTGTCCGTGGAGGAACACGCGGCCCTCGTGGACGACCAGTCCGCCGGGGCGGTGGTCACGTTCAGCGGTGTCGTGCGGGACCACGACGGGGGCAAGGGCGTGAAGGCCCTCTTCTACGAGGGGCACCCGAGCGCGGCGGACGTGCTCACCCGGGTGGTCACCCAGGTCGCGGGCCGCCGGGCGGGGGTGCGGGCTGTTGCCGTGAGCCACCGGCTGGGGGCGCTGGAGATCGGCGATGTGGCGCTGGCGTGCGCCGTGTCGGCCGACCACCGGGGCGAGGCTTTCGCGACCTGCGCGGAGCTGGTCGACGAGGTGAAGGCCCAGCTGCCGGTCTGGAAGCACCAGCACTTCACCGACGGCTCGGACGAGTGGGTCAACTCGCCCTGA
- a CDS encoding LysM peptidoglycan-binding domain-containing protein, which yields MSYRGKHRKMSPAARNIARVAVAGIAVGTPLAIAATPAQASSVNWDAIAQCESGGNWSTNTGNGYYGGLQFSQSTWKAYGGTGSASNASREQQIAVAERVLQGQGIGAWPVCGKKAGSSASYKGSNTQGSTSKKSTSSTPKKKATTPKSTTKKSTPAPAVSVPTSNPNGDYTVVAGDTLSGLAKKFNIAGGYQKLQELNAQYISNPDMIVVGQKIATK from the coding sequence ATGTCCTACCGAGGCAAGCACCGCAAGATGTCCCCGGCCGCTCGCAACATCGCTCGCGTCGCCGTCGCGGGCATCGCGGTCGGCACCCCGCTGGCCATCGCCGCGACCCCCGCGCAGGCCTCCAGCGTCAACTGGGACGCCATCGCGCAGTGCGAGAGCGGTGGCAACTGGAGCACCAACACCGGCAACGGCTACTACGGCGGTCTGCAGTTCTCGCAGAGCACCTGGAAGGCCTACGGTGGCACCGGCAGCGCGTCGAACGCTTCGCGTGAGCAGCAGATCGCCGTCGCCGAGCGCGTCCTGCAGGGCCAGGGCATCGGCGCCTGGCCGGTCTGCGGCAAGAAGGCCGGCTCTTCGGCGAGCTACAAGGGTTCCAACACCCAGGGCTCGACCTCGAAGAAGTCGACCTCCTCCACGCCGAAGAAGAAGGCCACGACCCCGAAGTCCACCACCAAGAAGAGCACCCCGGCCCCGGCCGTGAGCGTGCCGACTTCGAACCCGAACGGTGACTACACCGTCGTGGCGGGCGACACCCTTTCCGGGCTCGCCAAGAAGTTCAACATCGCCGGCGGCTACCAGAAGCTGCAGGAGCTGAACGCGCAGTACATCTCGAACCCCGACATGATCGTGGTCGGGCAGAAGATCGCCACGAAGTGA